Genomic DNA from Streptomyces sp. NBC_01571:
ACCGCGTCCCCGCGCCCCCGGGCCGCGCCGAACCACAACTCGGCGACCGTGCAGGCGCGGAGGGGATTGTCGAGGTGGAGCGGGTACGCGAGGTGCTCGGAGAGCAGGTCGAGCAGCGGTACGTCGTGCCAGTCCCAGTTCGGGGCGTACTCGGAGACCCCGGTGTCACGGTCCACCTGACCCGGCACGCTCACTCCGACGCCGAGGACGCGCACGCCCCCGGGACCGGCCTGGGCGACCACCGCGTCCACGGCCGTGACGACATGCCCGACGATCCGCTCCGGGCGGCTCTCGCCGGGGCGCATGTCCTCGGCGGCGCGGGCGAGCACGTTCAGCGCGAGGTCGAACAGCTCCACGCGGACGTAGGTCTCCGCGATGTCGACGCCGATCAGCGCGCCCCCCGACGCGTCGACCGCCACCAGGCCCCGGGGGCGGCCCCCCGCGGAGTCCTCGAACCCGACCTCGGTCAGCATCCCGAGGTCGAGCAGCTCGCCGACGAGCGTGGCGACCGTGGCCAGGCTGAGCCCGGTGGCCGCTGCCAACTCCTGGCGGGAGGTGGGGGACTCGGCGATGATCTGCCGCAGCACCTCGTAGCGGTTCGCGGTGCGGATGTCGCGTGACGTGCGCTTCACGGGCCTTGCCACCTCGGTCCTCCGAACCACGAGCGGGGTCCCGGGCGGTCGTCGCCGACGCGTGACGTGCGGTGCGGACCGGGGCCCGGGACGGGACCCGCGGGCCCCGGCGCGGGGCAAGGCTACGGCCGGGGAAGGACGTTCGACAAGGGGTTAGGAAAGGGGGTGGAGAAAGTCCGAGACGAAGGCGTTGGCGAACTTGCGCGCCGGGTCCGTCGCGCGGGCCAGCTCCCGGAAGTCGTCCAGTCGCGGATAGCGCCCGCGCAGCACGTCCGACGGCACGGTGAACACCTTGCCCCAGTGCGGCCGCGGATCGAACGGCTCCAGCGCCGCCTCGACCCGCCGTACCACCGGCAGTACGGCCGCGGTGTCCTCGACCCAGGTGAAGTGCAGGGCCACGGTGTCCCGTCCGTAGGCGGGGCTCAGCCACTGCCGGTCGGCGGCGACCGTGCGCACCTCGCAGATCTGCAGCAGCGGAGCGATGTTCCCGCGGATCAGGTCGAGCGCGCGCAGCGCGTCCGCCGCGTCCGGGCGCGGCAGCAGGTACTCGGACTGCAGCTCGGATCCGCTGCTCGGGGTGAACTCCGCCCGGAAATGCGGGAGTCGCTCGTGCCACGGGCCGGGGACGCCGAACTGCGCGGTGCAGTTCCCGGCGGGCATGCCCGGCACCGGGTGCATCGCCTCGGTGGCCGGCGTCCCCCACGGGAAGTCCGGGAGCGGCTGGTCGGTGCGCCGCTTGAGCCACGCCTGCCGGAAGCCCGGCCGTCCCCAGTCGGTGAACAGACTCACGCTGTACGCAGTCGCCGCCACCGTCTCGAAGTCCAGCCCGTCCTCGGGGAGTTCGGTGAACACGTGCTGGCTCACCTCGAAGTCCGGCTCCAGGTCGAGGGTGAGCGCGGTGACGACGCCGAGCGCGCCGAGCGAGGTCACCGCCCCGTCGAAGCCCGCGTCCCCGCGGCCGATCGTCAGGGCCGAACCGTCGGCCGTGATCAGCTCCACCTCGCGGACGGCCGAGGCGAGCGAACCGTTGCCGGTGCCCGAGCCGTGCGTGCCGGTCGCCACGGACCCCGCCACCGAGATGTGCGGCAGCGAGGCCATGTTGTGCAGGGCGAGCCCGTGCTCGTGGACCCGGCGCGCCAGCTCCGCGTACCGGACGCCGCCCGCGACCCGGACCGTACGGGCCGTCGTGTCGACGTCCACGACCGGGGGCAGCGCGGACAGCGAGAGCAGGACGCCGTCCTGGCCCGGGTCGGCGATCTCGTTGAAGGAGTGCCCGCTGCCCAGCACCCGCACCCGGGCGCTCTTCGCGACCAGGGCGGCCAGCGCGTCGAGCGACTGCGGCCGGTGCAGCTCCTCGGTCGTGTACGTGATGTTGCCGGCCCAGTTGGTCAGGGGCTTGGTCATCCCTGTCGTCCTTCCCCGGGAAGTCGCCGTTCGTGGCCGTGCGGTGCGCGGTGGCCACTGCTGGAAACTACCTCGTCGCCCCGGGCGTCCCACCGGCCCGTCCATTGACCCTCTCATGGGGCGCCGCCTAACGTAGAGAACGCTTTCCCCCGAGGCCGCCGAGCCGGAAGGCCGACTCCTTGTCCGAGCGCCCCGTCGCGATGTTCGCCATGACCGCGGAGAACGTGCCGCGGATCTTCCCGCCCGGCGTACTGGCCCGGCTGCGGGACCTCGTCGACATCGATCCCGCCCTGGTCGCCGAGGACTTCACCCGGCCCGCCGTCCGCGAGGCGCTGGCCGGGACCGAGATCCTGATCAGCGGCTGGGGATGCCCGCCGCTGGACGCGGCCGCGCTGGAAGCGGCGCCGAAACTGCGTGCGGTGCTGCATGCCGCGGGCTCCGTGAAGGGTTTCGTCACGCCCGCGGTGTGGGAGCGCGGGCTCGTCGTGTCGTCGGCGGCCGGGGCCAACGCGCTGCCCGTCGCCGAGTACACGCTCGCCATGATCCTGCTCGCGGGCAAGGACGTCTTCACCCACCGGGACCGCCTGCGCGCCGAACGGGTCTTTCCTCATCAGGGGGTCCTCCCCGGCATCGGCAACCTCGGCCGCCGCGTCGGCGTCATCGGGGCCTCGCGCACCGGGCGCCGCCTCATCGAACTGCTGCGGCCCTTCGATCTGCGGGTGAGCCTGGCCGACCCGTACGTCGACGAGGCCGGGGCCGCCGCGCTCGGGGTCGCGCTGCTGCCGCTCGACGCTCTGCTCGGCGGCAGCGACATCGTCAGCGTGCACGCGCCGCAGACCGCCGAGACCCGGCATCTGATCGGACGCCGCGAACTCGCCCTGATGCCCGACGGATCGGTGCTCATCAACACCGCGCGTGGCTCCCTCGTCGACCACGACGCGCTGGCCGAAGAGCTGCGGGCGGGACGGATCGCGGCGATTCTCGACGTGACCGAGCCCGAGCCGCTCCCGGCGGACTCCCCGCTCTACGACCTTCCGAACGCCTTCGTCACCCCGCACCTCGCGGGCTCCCAGGGCAACGAACTCGCCCGGCTCGGCCTGGTGGTGGTCGGGGAGGCCGAGCGGCTGGTCTCCGGCCGGGCGCCGGAGTTCCGGGTGGACGAACGGGAACTCGGGAGGATGGCGTGACGGGGGCGTGGCGTCGGTGAGGTGTTCCCCGCGGGCGCCGGGAGCGCTCGTAGGTCGCGACGGATTCCGTCGACAGTGACGTTCAGGATTACTGATTTCGTCGATCGTTAGCCGAAGCTCTGCGCTATCGGTAGCATTCTCCTCATGGTCCACCATCCGCTCCCCGAGACCGACCTCACCCGCCACCGCCGCCTGCGCGAGCAGGGCTCCCTGGACAGGGGCGAGCTCCACGCCATCCTGGACGCGGGATTCGTCTGCCATCTGGGAGTGGTCGTCGAGGGCAGGCCGGTGGTCGTACCGACGGTCTACGGGCGGGACGAGGAGTCGTTGTACGTGCACGGGTCGGTCGCCAGCCGCAGCCTGGCGGCGGGGGCGCCGGTCTGCGTGACCGTCACGCACGTCGACGGGCTCGTCCTGGCGCGGTCCGTCTTCGAGCACGGGGTGAACTACCGGAGCGCCATGATCCACGGCGTACCGCGGAAGGTGACCGACCCGGCGGAGAAGACGGAAGGACTGCGCCGGCTCACCGAGCACGCCACGCCGGGCCAGTGGGCCTACGCCCGTCGCCCCAGCCGCAGGGAACTGGCCGCGACCACCCTCCTCGCCCTCTCCCTGGAAGAGGCCTCCGTGAAGATCCGTACGGGCGCCCCGGACGACGGGGACGGCCCGGACTCGGCGCTCGGGCTCTGGGCCGGGACGCTGCCGCTCACGGCGGTCTGGGGCGCACCCGAGGCCGACCCCCTGCTGCCGCCCGGGCTGGTCCCGCCCGCGCACATCGCGCGACGCGAGGGGACCCGGCACGGCTGACGCGCGGGCAGGGGCATACCGTGAGGAGTCGAGCCACAGGGCTCGGCACGAGCCGGGAGCGAGGAGAACGGGATGGGCGGCAGCCGCACCGCGCTGGTCGAGGATCTGATGGAGCGGTTCCCGCACGTACCGCGGGAAGCCGTCTTCAAGGAGGACCTGCTCCGCGGGGGTGTGGCCTTCGACGCCTCGGCGCTGAGCGACACCACCAACGAGGCGGCCGGTGACGTCAAGCCGAAGTCGTACTTCATCTTCTCCTTCGACCACGGCACCCTGCCCGAGCTCGGCGAGGCGGCCCTGCGGCGTCCGCCCGAGGAGATCATCCTCACCGGCGGCCCGTACGACCTGCGGCGGACGGTCGTGTCCGTGCGCGTCAACCCCTCCTCGCCGTACCGGGTGGCGGCCGACGAGGACGGGATGCTCGGGCTGTACCTCAACGGAAAGCGGGTCTCCGACGTCGGCGTGCCGCCGATGCCCGAGTACTACCGGCACACCCTCTCCAACGGGAAGTCCGTGATGGAGGTGGCACCCACCATCCAGTGGGGCTACCTGATCTACCTCACCGTCTTCCGCGTCTGCCAGTACTTCGGCGCCAAGGAGGAGTGCCAGTACTGCGACATCAACCACAACTGGCGCCAGCACAAGGCTGCCGGACGCCCCTACACCGGCGTGAAGGACGTGGAGGAGGTCCTGGAGGCGCTGGAGATCATCGACCGGTACGACACCGCCAAGGCGTCCACCGCGTACACCCTCACCGGCGGCGCCATCACCTCGCAGGTCGCCGGCCGCGACGAGGCCGACTTCTACGGGCACTACGCCAAGGCCATCGAGGAGCGCTTCCCGGGGCGGTGGATCGGCAAGGTCGTCGCGCAGGCGCTGCCGCGCGACGACGTACAGCGGTTCAAGGACTACGGGGTGCAGATCTACCACCCCAACTACGAGGTGTGGGACCGCCGTCTCTTCGAGCTCTACTGCCCCGGCAAGGAGCGCTACGTCGGCCGCGACGAGTGGCACCGGCGGATCCTCGACTCGGCGGAGATCTTCGGCGCGCGCAACGTCATCCCCAACTTCGTGGCGGGTGTGGAGATGGCCGAGCCGTTCGGGTTCACCACGGTCGACGAGGCCATCGCCTCGACCACCGAGGGCCTGCGCTTCTTCATGTCGCACGGCATCACCCCGCGCTTCACCACCTGGTGCCCGGAGCCGACCACCCCCCTGGGCAAGGCCAACCCGCAGGGTGCGCCGCTGGAGTACCACATCCGCCTCCTGGAGGCGTACCGCTCCACGATGGACGACTTCGGGCTGTCCTCGCCGCCCGGATACGGCCCGCCCGGCCCGGGCAACGCGGTCTTCTCGGTCAGCTCCTTCATGGACAGCCTTCCGGCGCTGGAACCCGCGGTCGCGGACGCGAGCGGGCCCGCCGTTTCGTGAAAGCCGCCTGAGACCGAGACTTACCGGCCTCCCTCCCGTACTACGGGAGGGAGGCCTTCCTCGGTGCCACGAACGGGCCACAAAGGGGGCCGCGAGCGGTGCCTCGAGCGGTGCCGCGACCACGTGCCGCACGAATTGAATGCCTCGCTTGTCAGTTGTGTGGGAACCGTGAAAGGCTCGGGCGCTGTCGTTGAGATGGCTACCAACTCTCCTGTACGGAAGACGAGTTGGCATTTGCGTTCTTTGACGTAGCACATGGAAGCAGTTGATGCAGGAGTCCCCCATGCCCGACCTGCCGACCCCCCAGGACGCCGCCGAGGCCGCGCTGCTCTCGGAGTGCTGGGACGCGGTCCTGTCGTACGCCGATCTGTGCACGTCCGGTTCGGCCGCGGCCACGCAACTGGCGACCGAGGCCTTCACGCACGGCATCACCGAACTGCGCGCCGCCACCGCGGCATCGAAGAACACCGGCACCGGGCGCAGGGTGCTCAGGCTGCCCCGCATTCCGCTGCTGCTGACCTCGGTCCGGGCCGCGGCCGCCGCCTGGGAGGCGGCCGGCCTGGGCCACCGGCTCGACCCCGACCTGCGGCTGTGGCTCAACTCCGAGAAGGCCGCGCGCTACACCGGGCCGCCGCTGCACCGCCCCGTCGCGCTGCGCGGCCTGCAGGACCTGCAGGAGCCGGACGCCGCCCTGCTCTGGCTGGCCGAGGTCGAATCGCTGCCGCTGCCCGCCGTGGCCCGGCGCCTCGGCCTGGACCCGTCGGCCGCGGCCACCGAACTCGCCCAGGTGCGGGCGCTGTTCCGGGACCGTTGCCATCGCAACCACCTCGACACCCCGATGGACGCGGGCTGCCGCAGCTACGCACGGCTGCTGGACGCGGTCACCCGCTCTCCCGGCGCCGAGACCCCCGGCGACCTCTCACGGCACCTCGCGCGCTGCGTGCGGTGTGCGGAGGCGGCCGCCTGCCTGCGGCTGCACGGCGGCGGGCTGCCCGCGGCGATCTCGGGCGGCGTGATCGGCTGGGGCGGCCTCGCGTATCTGGAACGGCGGCGCCGCGCCGCGGAGGCGGGGCTGACCGGCGGCCGTACCGACGCGGCCGTGGACACGGGCCTGGCCGAGGGCCGCCCGGTCCGGCCCCGGATCGGCCGGACCGGGATCCTGGTGGCGGCCGTCGCCGTGTCGGCGCTGGCGCTCACGGTCTCCCTGATGCCCTTCGGCGGTTCCCACGACGGGGCTGCGCCCGCGAGCGGCGCGTCGGGCGAGCGGCAGCCGGTGGCGGAGCCCCTGCCTTCCGTCCCGGCGGACGCGTCGGGTTCGCCCGTCACCGACATCACCGCTACCGCTACCGCCACCGCGGCCTCGACGACACGGCCGGAGGTCAGCTCCGACCCGGAGGCCCAGGGGGAGTCCTCCGAGCCCGCGAACAAGTCGGAGCGCCCGGCGGACGTCACCAAGAACGCGTCGGCGGACTGCGAGGTGAAGTACGAGATCGTCAACGAGTGGCCGGACGGCTTCCAGGCCACCGTCACCGTCACCTCCGCCGAGGCCCTCAGCACCTGGCGGCTCGGCTGGACCTTCGACGACGGCCAGCGCGTCGGCCAGATGTGGGACGGCACCTTCACCCAGGACGACGCCAGGGTCACGGCCACCGCCGCCGACTACAACAAGTCCGTCGCCCCGAACGGCACCTTCGCCTTCGGCTTCCTCGGCTCGTGGAGCGGAGCCAACTCGGCCCCGCACGACTTCACTCTCAACAACGACCGCTGCGACGGGGGCAGTTGAGACGAAGGGTCGCTCCCGGCGGGGCGCGCCGGCCCGCTCCCGGGCGGGAGCGGAAAACCGGTGGCGCCGAGTACCGGCTCTCTATAGGCTGAAGATCGCTTCACGCGGTGGCCGTCGGCCACCGCTGCCGGCTGAGCGATGAAGGAGGTGTGACCGATGGCTGTCACTGAGATGGGCACTGCCCGCATCCAGAAGTTCATCAAGTCCACTTCCGTGGCCGCCGGCTGACCTTCCACCTTCTTCGCGCCCGAGTGCGCGCGCCGGGGCCGCCCTTGTGAAGGGTTTCCCTTGACTTCCTCCGTTTTTCCCGCGGTACACCCCCTCCAGTCGTACGGCTGGGACGACGCCTGGGCGGACGCGTTCGCTCCCTACGACGCCGAAGGGCTGCTGGCCGGCCGGGTCGTCCGCGTCGACCGCGGGCAGTGCGACGTGGTCACCGCCGACGGTGTCCTCCGCGCGGACACCGCGTTCGTGACCCCGCACGATCCGTTGCGGGTCGTGTGCACCGGCGACTGGGTCGCCGTCGAACCCGCGGGCAACCCGCGCTACGTACGCACGTATCTGCCGCGCCGCACCGCCTTCGTGCGCTCCACCTCCTCCAAGCGCTCCGAGGGACAGATCCTGGCGGCCAACGTCGACTACGCCGTCATCGCCGTGTCGCTCGCCGTGGAACTCGAACTCGGCCGCGTCGAACGCTTCCTCGCGCTCGCCTGGGAATCCGGCGCGCAACCGGTCGTCGTCCTCACCAAGGCCGACCTGGTGCCGGACCCCGTCACCCTCGGTCACCTCGTACAGGACGTGGAGACCACCGCGCCGGGGGTCGCCGTACTCCCGGTGAGCGCCGGCACCGGCGAAGGGCTCGACGTGCTGGCGGCCGTCCTGTCCGGAGGCACGACCGTGCTCCTCGGACAGTCCGGCGCGGGCAAGTCGACCCTCGCCAACGCCCTGATCGGCGAGGACGTGATGCATGTGCAGGCCGCGCGTGTGGCGGACGGCAAGGGCCGCCACACCACGACGACCCGCAATCTCCTCGCCCTCCCCGGCGGCGGCGTCCTCATCGACACACCCGGTCTGCGCGGCGTCGGCCTCTGGGACGCCGAGTCCGGGGTCGGGCAGGTCTTCGCGGAGATCGAGGAGCTCGCCGCGGACTGCCGCTTCCACGACTGCGCGCACATCGCGGAGCCCGGCTGCGCCGTACTCACCGCCCTCGAGTCCGGCGCCCTGTCCGAACGACGCCTGGACAGCTACCGCAAGCTCCTGCGTGAGAACCAGCGCATCGTCGCGAAGACCGACGCGCGGTTGCGGGCGGAGATCCGGCGGGACTGGAAGCGGAAGGGGGCGGAGGGGAAGGCGGCCATGGAGGCCAAACGGGGGCGTTGACACTTGGTCTGGGCAGGGGGCGTGGGGTTCGGGTGCCGCCGTGACCGGTGGCTCCGCCCCCGGGCCCCCGCCAGGGGCGCTGCGCCCCCTGGACCCCCGCTTCGCCCGAAGGGCTCGTCCTCAAACGGCGGTCGGGCTGACATGCATGACCTGGGCGTCAGCTTCCGGGGGCGCCCCATCAGCGCGGGCTCGCATCTCCAGCCCGTCCGGCGATTGAGGACGAGGCCCGCCAGGCCGAAGCGGGGGCCTGGGGGCGGCAGCCCCCGGCAACGGGCCCGAGCGTCACGTCCGATTCCCGCCAGCCCCGGCGGCAGCCGCCCCGCACACTGGGACACGTGATCGATGAAGAGACCAGGTACGAGGCCGTGCGGAGCAGGGACGCCCGGTTCGACGGGGAGTTCTTCTTCGCGGTGGAGACGACGGGGATCTACTGCCGGCCGAGCTGCCCCGCGGTGACACCGAAGCGGCGGAACGTGCGGTACTACACGACCGCGGCGGCCGCCCAGGGCTCGGGCTTCCGGGCCTGTCGCCGATGCCGCCCGGACGCCGTGCCGGGCTCCGCGGAGTGGAACGTGCGGGCCGATGTCGTGGGTCGCGCCATGCGGTTGATCGGTGACGGTGTGGTGGACCGTGAAGGCGTCGGCGGCCTCGCCGCACGGCTCGGGTACAGCACCCGCCAGGTGCAGCGGCAGCTCACCGCCGAGGTCGGCGCGGGCCCCGTCGCACTGGCCCGGGCCCAGCGCGCCCACACCGCGCGGGTCCTGTTGCAGACCACCGGACTGCCGGTCACGGAGATCGCGTTCGCGGCCGGGTTCGCCAGTGTGCGGCAGTTCAACGACACGGTCCGCGCGGTGTACGCCTCGACGCCCAGCGCACTGCGCGCCGCGGCCTCGCGCGGGGGGCCCGGCGCCCGGCGCGCGGACACCCCGGCCGCCGGGATCCCGCTGCGCCTCGCCCACCGGGGTCCGTACCGGGCGACGGCCGTCTTCGACCTCCTCGCCCGCGAGACGGTCGCGGGGGTGGAGGACATGAGCGGCACCCGCGGTCGCCGTACCTACCGGCGCACCCTCCGCCTCCCGTACGGCCCCGGGGTCGTCGCGGTGAACGAGTGTCCGGACGGGCGGGCGTCCCAGCCGGGTGGCTGGCTCGACACCCGTCTTCACCTCACCGACCTGCGTGA
This window encodes:
- a CDS encoding hydroxyacid dehydrogenase, coding for MSERPVAMFAMTAENVPRIFPPGVLARLRDLVDIDPALVAEDFTRPAVREALAGTEILISGWGCPPLDAAALEAAPKLRAVLHAAGSVKGFVTPAVWERGLVVSSAAGANALPVAEYTLAMILLAGKDVFTHRDRLRAERVFPHQGVLPGIGNLGRRVGVIGASRTGRRLIELLRPFDLRVSLADPYVDEAGAAALGVALLPLDALLGGSDIVSVHAPQTAETRHLIGRRELALMPDGSVLINTARGSLVDHDALAEELRAGRIAAILDVTEPEPLPADSPLYDLPNAFVTPHLAGSQGNELARLGLVVVGEAERLVSGRAPEFRVDERELGRMA
- a CDS encoding pyridoxamine 5'-phosphate oxidase family protein, with amino-acid sequence MVHHPLPETDLTRHRRLREQGSLDRGELHAILDAGFVCHLGVVVEGRPVVVPTVYGRDEESLYVHGSVASRSLAAGAPVCVTVTHVDGLVLARSVFEHGVNYRSAMIHGVPRKVTDPAEKTEGLRRLTEHATPGQWAYARRPSRRELAATTLLALSLEEASVKIRTGAPDDGDGPDSALGLWAGTLPLTAVWGAPEADPLLPPGLVPPAHIARREGTRHG
- a CDS encoding ROK family transcriptional regulator — its product is MKRTSRDIRTANRYEVLRQIIAESPTSRQELAAATGLSLATVATLVGELLDLGMLTEVGFEDSAGGRPRGLVAVDASGGALIGVDIAETYVRVELFDLALNVLARAAEDMRPGESRPERIVGHVVTAVDAVVAQAGPGGVRVLGVGVSVPGQVDRDTGVSEYAPNWDWHDVPLLDLLSEHLAYPLHLDNPLRACTVAELWFGAARGRGDAVVVNLGTGVGAGLALGGGLHRGVSNSAGEWGHTTLVLDGRPCHCGNHGCVETYVGAPGIMLNLREASPDSPLLRPGDQTATIDALARAVAAGDPVAVKVVRETARYLGAGIAVLVNLLNPEVVVLSSWVAAALGEPLLHEVRAAVARHALKRPLAATGIVLSPVPGDPVCLGAAAFALEGALDAVGHRPVHGRTAVRRSAPA
- the rsgA gene encoding ribosome small subunit-dependent GTPase A, whose translation is MTSSVFPAVHPLQSYGWDDAWADAFAPYDAEGLLAGRVVRVDRGQCDVVTADGVLRADTAFVTPHDPLRVVCTGDWVAVEPAGNPRYVRTYLPRRTAFVRSTSSKRSEGQILAANVDYAVIAVSLAVELELGRVERFLALAWESGAQPVVVLTKADLVPDPVTLGHLVQDVETTAPGVAVLPVSAGTGEGLDVLAAVLSGGTTVLLGQSGAGKSTLANALIGEDVMHVQAARVADGKGRHTTTTRNLLALPGGGVLIDTPGLRGVGLWDAESGVGQVFAEIEELAADCRFHDCAHIAEPGCAVLTALESGALSERRLDSYRKLLRENQRIVAKTDARLRAEIRRDWKRKGAEGKAAMEAKRGR
- a CDS encoding radical SAM protein, producing MGGSRTALVEDLMERFPHVPREAVFKEDLLRGGVAFDASALSDTTNEAAGDVKPKSYFIFSFDHGTLPELGEAALRRPPEEIILTGGPYDLRRTVVSVRVNPSSPYRVAADEDGMLGLYLNGKRVSDVGVPPMPEYYRHTLSNGKSVMEVAPTIQWGYLIYLTVFRVCQYFGAKEECQYCDINHNWRQHKAAGRPYTGVKDVEEVLEALEIIDRYDTAKASTAYTLTGGAITSQVAGRDEADFYGHYAKAIEERFPGRWIGKVVAQALPRDDVQRFKDYGVQIYHPNYEVWDRRLFELYCPGKERYVGRDEWHRRILDSAEIFGARNVIPNFVAGVEMAEPFGFTTVDEAIASTTEGLRFFMSHGITPRFTTWCPEPTTPLGKANPQGAPLEYHIRLLEAYRSTMDDFGLSSPPGYGPPGPGNAVFSVSSFMDSLPALEPAVADASGPAVS
- a CDS encoding cellulose-binding domain-containing protein, whose product is MPDLPTPQDAAEAALLSECWDAVLSYADLCTSGSAAATQLATEAFTHGITELRAATAASKNTGTGRRVLRLPRIPLLLTSVRAAAAAWEAAGLGHRLDPDLRLWLNSEKAARYTGPPLHRPVALRGLQDLQEPDAALLWLAEVESLPLPAVARRLGLDPSAAATELAQVRALFRDRCHRNHLDTPMDAGCRSYARLLDAVTRSPGAETPGDLSRHLARCVRCAEAAACLRLHGGGLPAAISGGVIGWGGLAYLERRRRAAEAGLTGGRTDAAVDTGLAEGRPVRPRIGRTGILVAAVAVSALALTVSLMPFGGSHDGAAPASGASGERQPVAEPLPSVPADASGSPVTDITATATATAASTTRPEVSSDPEAQGESSEPANKSERPADVTKNASADCEVKYEIVNEWPDGFQATVTVTSAEALSTWRLGWTFDDGQRVGQMWDGTFTQDDARVTATAADYNKSVAPNGTFAFGFLGSWSGANSAPHDFTLNNDRCDGGS
- a CDS encoding FAD-binding protein — its product is MTKPLTNWAGNITYTTEELHRPQSLDALAALVAKSARVRVLGSGHSFNEIADPGQDGVLLSLSALPPVVDVDTTARTVRVAGGVRYAELARRVHEHGLALHNMASLPHISVAGSVATGTHGSGTGNGSLASAVREVELITADGSALTIGRGDAGFDGAVTSLGALGVVTALTLDLEPDFEVSQHVFTELPEDGLDFETVAATAYSVSLFTDWGRPGFRQAWLKRRTDQPLPDFPWGTPATEAMHPVPGMPAGNCTAQFGVPGPWHERLPHFRAEFTPSSGSELQSEYLLPRPDAADALRALDLIRGNIAPLLQICEVRTVAADRQWLSPAYGRDTVALHFTWVEDTAAVLPVVRRVEAALEPFDPRPHWGKVFTVPSDVLRGRYPRLDDFRELARATDPARKFANAFVSDFLHPLS
- a CDS encoding DNA-3-methyladenine glycosylase 2 family protein, with the protein product MDEETRYEAVRSRDARFDGEFFFAVETTGIYCRPSCPAVTPKRRNVRYYTTAAAAQGSGFRACRRCRPDAVPGSAEWNVRADVVGRAMRLIGDGVVDREGVGGLAARLGYSTRQVQRQLTAEVGAGPVALARAQRAHTARVLLQTTGLPVTEIAFAAGFASVRQFNDTVRAVYASTPSALRAAASRGGPGARRADTPAAGIPLRLAHRGPYRATAVFDLLARETVAGVEDMSGTRGRRTYRRTLRLPYGPGVVAVNECPDGRASQPGGWLDTRLHLTDLRDLTTAVQRLRRLFDLDADPYAVDERLAADPRLAASVAARPGLRSPGAADPDELAVRALVGRPAAERLVRRYGKALDAPHGTLTHVFPEPAVLAEAEPDGPLGSLTAALADGTLRLDAGADRDAAEAAMFALPGLDAHTVAAVRTRALGDPDVAPPDGEVPEAWRPWRSYGVRHLRAEEEEEAALGEGR